GTGCCGTTGGGTCCGATCCGCTCGACCACCCGCGCCTGCGCGGCCGAGATGTCACCCGCACCCGCGCTCGCCAGGCCGGCTAACACTCGCTTGCTGGTCGCTCGATACGGCAGATACATCAGTAGCGCGAGGCTCAGCTCACCGTCGCCATTATCGGAGTTCTCGCCCATTTAATCAGTCTATCGGACTATATTGGTCAGATACTCTGATGATTGCAGGTGGTCGACATGGACGTCGACGACGTATGGAAGGCGACCGACCGCGAACGTGCCGCCCTCGCAGATCTGCTCGACGAACTCTCACCGGCCGAGTGGGAGCATCCGTCGTTGTGTGCCGGTTGGCGCGTACGCGACGTGGCCGCACACCTGTCGCTGGCGCAGGCCGGTCGCCTCGAGGCACTGGTCATGCTCGCGCGGGCGCGGTTCGGCTTCAACCGGATGATCAAGGACTCCGCAATACGACGCGCAGAGGCTCCGTACGCCGAGTTCGCGCCGGCGATCCGGGCGATGGTCGGGTCCCGGAAGACGGCACCCGGCATCTCCGATGTCGAGCCGCTGACCGACGTACTCGTACACACCCAGGACATCGTCATCCCGCTCGGGCGGACGCACGCCATGCCGCTCGACGCCGCTGCCCGTGCGGCTACCCGGGTCTGGTCGATGGGATTTCCGTTCCGTGCACGCAAGAGGTTCGACGGCGTGCGCCTGGTCGCAACCGATACCGACTGGGAGGCCGGATCGGGTGCCGAAGTGCGCGGCCGGATCGCCGCGATCCTGCTCGCCCTCACCGGCAGGCGCGCCGGAGCCGACCGGTTGACGCCCGCCGGCGATCAAGCCAGACCGTAGCGCCGGCTGCGCTTTGCGTACTCCTCGATCGCCGCCCACAGGCTCCGGCGATCGACGTCGGGCCACGTCACGTCGCTGAACACCAGTTCCGCGTACGCCGACTGCCACAACAGGAAGTTGCTCGTACGCTGCTCGCCGGACGTACGCCAGAACAGGTCGACGTCGGGCATATCCGGCTCGTCGAGGTAGCGGGCGAGCGTACGCTCGTTGACCCGCTCCGGGTTGACCCGACCAGCCGCCGCATCACGTGCGAGTGCGGCGGCGGCGTCGGCGAGCTCTGCGCGACCGCCGTAGTTGACGCACATCGTGAGCGTGAGCACGTCGTTGTTGCGGGTGAGGTCCTCGGCCACCTCGAGCTCACGGATGACGCTGCGCCACAGCCGCGGGCGACGCCCGGCCCACCGCACGCGTACGCCGAGCTCGTTCATCTCGTCGCGGCGGCGCCGGATCACGTCACGATTGAACCCCATCAGGAAACGCACCTCATCGGGCGAGCGCTTCCAGTTCTCGGTCGAGAACGCGTACGCGGAGACGTGCGTGACGCCGATCTCGATCGCGCCCTCGACTACGTCGAACAAGGCCGCCTCGCCGCGCTCGTGGCCGGCCGTGCGTGGCAGCCCGCGCTTCTTCGCCCAGCGGCCGTTGCCGTCCATCACGATCGCGACGTGCTTCGGGACCAGATCGGAGGGAACCGCCGGAGGTCGAGCGCCGGACGGATGAACGGACGGTCGGCTCGGTCGGTCGGCTCGGCGGGGCATGCGCAGAACCTACCGATCGACGTGTGCCAGCGAGCGCAGGGCTCGTTCGAGATGCCAGGCAAGGTACGCGGCGACAAGTCCGCTCGCCTCGCGTCTGGTACGCGCGTCGGCGGCCTCCGCCGTCGGCCAGTCGCCACTCAACAAGGCAGCCAGCAGCTCAACGGTCGCGGCGGACGGGTTGGCCGATCCGGGCAGCCGGCAGTCGGTGCACAAGATGCCGCCGGCCGACGAGTTGAAGCTGCGATGCGGGCCGGGGTCGCCGCAGTGCGCACAGGTGTCGAAGCTCGGTGCGTACCCGGCGACGGCCAGCGAACGCAGCAGGAACGAGTCGAGGATCAGCGCCGGATCGTGCTCTCCACCCGACAGGGAGCGCAGCGCGGCGACCAGTAGGAGGTACTGCTGCACCGCGGGGTCGCCGTCTTCACCGACGAGCCGCTCCGCGGTCTCGAGCATCGCGGTGCCGGCGGTGTACGCCGCGTAGTCGGCCCCGAGACCCGAAGCGAACGGCGACAACGTCTCGACCTGGGTGATCACATCGAGGGAGCGGCCCTCCGCGAGCATCAAGTCGACGTGCATGAACGGCTCCAGACGTGCGCCGAACCGCGAACTCGTCTTGCGTACACCCTTCGCGACGGCACGGATGCGGCCGTGCCGGCGGCTGAGCATGGTGACGATCCGGTCGGCCTCACCGAGCTTCTGCGTACGCAGCACGACAGCTTCGTCGCGATACAGGCTCACTCCCCCATTGTGGCCTACGCCGCCGACGAACCCGTATCTCAGGTGAGCGCGGCGGCGAGCGTCGCGGCCGCGATGTTCGCACCGCAGGAGACGATTGCGACGTTCCTGCCCGCGAGAGCGTCTCCAAGCTTGATCGCACCGGCGACCGCTGCCGCGGCCGCACCCTCGACGAGCTGGTGATGCTCGTCGATCACCAGCCGGAGAGCGTTGCGGATCTCGTCCTCGCTCACGAGCACCCATTCGTCGACGAGCTGCTGACACAAGGGAAACGTGATCGCATCCGGAATCACCGATCCGGCCGTGCCATCGCTCAGGGTCGGCGCGGCATCGACCGTGGTGATTCGACCGACCTCGACCGACGCCGCCATCGCCGCATCGTTGGCGGGCGAAACACCGATCACCCGTACGCCGCGGCTGCGATGCTTCAGCGCTGTAGCGACTCCGGAGATCAGACCACCGCCGCCAACGGCGACCACGACCGTGTCGGTGTCGGGATGCTGCTCGGCGATCTCGACACCGACAGTGCCCTGGCCGGAGATGACGTCGAGATCGTCGTACGGGCTCACGTACGTAAGGCCTTCCGCCTCGGCCGCTTCCAGCGCGAGCACCTCGGTCTCGCCTGCGTCGTCGCCGAGCGTGCGTACCTCGGCGCCGAGGCGGCGGATGCCGGCGACCTTCACTGGCGATGCTCCACGCGGTACGCAGACAACACCGTGGCCACCGAGCGCCGACAACGCGTTTGCCACGCCGAGCCCGTGGTTGCCCGACGACGCGGTGATGACCCCGCGAGCTCGTACATCGGCGTCGAGGGAGGTCAACTTCGCAAGCGCCCCTCGCGCCTTGAATGAACCCGTGACCTGAAGATGCTCCGACTTCAGGCGCACGTCAGCACTCAGGCGCTCACCGAGAGCGGGAAAGGCCTCGAGCGGCGTACGACGTACGTGCGGCGAGATCCGAGCATGGGCAGAGTCGATACGCGTAGCGAGATCGTCCGGCGCGGTCATACGTCGACCCGTACCGACATGGCGATCTCGACCTCATCGCCTTCGGCGATGCCGCGCGGTTTGCGCACGGCATCCTTCAACGGCAGCAGGTAGCCGCCGTCCTTGGGAAACAACGAGGTCCCGAAATCGACGTCGCCGATCCTAACCGAGACGGGGATCACCCCCCAGCCATAACTCGCAACGGTGGCGAGCTCGCGTACGTCTTCGCACTCGTCTGCGGGCAGCGGTACGAAGTAGTACGGCGCGGGGCCACGCCACTCGATCACCCGTCCGCTGAAGCTCAGATCCACGTGTGTGCACTCGATTCGATGTCGATCATGCCTACGAGACTAAAGCAGGGTCGGGCAGTCGACGGCGAATGCGGGCGCGAAACGTGACGTTTAGACCTGACCTTCGCGGGTACCTCTCGCAATACCGAGAGACACCGGAGGTTCCCATGCGAGTCGTACTCGCCGTGCTGGCCCTATTGGCCGCCGCATTCACCGCACCCGCCGTCGCATCCCCACCTGCGCCGTCGGCCGCACCCACCGCATCGACCGTCGCCGCTGCCGACGGTTGCTACACCTGGAGCGGAGTCCTGAAGGAAGGTTCCAAGGGCGACGCCGTCAAACAACTGCAGATCCGCGTGGCCGGATACGCCGACTACGGCGAGGTTCTGGGCATCGACGGCGAGTTCGGTCCCAAGACCAAGAAGGCAGTCGCCGGATTCCAGAAGGCATACGGCCTCGAGGCCGACGGCGTTGCCGGAGAGAAGACCTTCGCCAAGATCTACGCACTGCAGGATGACGACTGCACGCCGGTGAACTTCACCTACGGCGAGCTGAACAAGTGCAACTCGAGCTGGTCGGGCGGTCCGCTGTCGGCGAGCCAGGCCAAGGCGAACGCGCTCGTGACGATGTGGAAGCTGCAGGCCCTTCGCCATGCCCTCGGCGACAAGCCGATCACGGTGTCGAGCGGATTCCGTAGCTACTCCTGCAACTCCGCGGTCGGTGGGGCGTCGAAGAGCCGCCACCTCTACGGCGATGCCGCCGACCTGACCGGCACCCATTCGTTCTGCACGCTGGCCAAGGAGGCTCGTAGCCGCGGCTTCTCGGAGATCCTCGGCCCGGGCTACCCCGGTCACAACGACCACACCCACGTCGCAGCCGACCCGAGCCCGTACTGGGACGCGCCGTCCTGCGGCATCTGATGCACTGACCGCCACACCGCGAAAAGCGGGGTTCCCGGTATCGGGAACCCCGCTTTCTCCTGTGGTCAGCAGATGCGAGCCGACTCGCTTCAGGCGGCGCGGTTCATCGCGGAGAGCACTGCGCGCAGCGATGCGCGCATGATGTTCGGGTCCATGCCGACGCCCCACACGATCTCGTCGCCGACCTCGCATTCGACGTACGCCGCCGCGCTCGCGTCACCGCCCGACGAGAGCGCGTGCTCGGAGTAGTCGAGCACGCGTACGCCGAGACCTGTGGCGCTCAGCGCATCGACGAATGCCGCGATCGGGCCGTTGCCCTCACCCTTGATCGAACGCACCTCGTCGCCCACACGGAGATCCGCAACGATCTCGTCGCGTCCGTCACCGGACTGCGATGTGGTGACGCTCCGCAGCTCGTACGGCCCTGCGTGGTCGAGGTACTCCGTCGCGAACGCACCCCACATCGCCTCCGGTGCGATCTCGCCGGCCTCGCCTTCGGTCATGCCCTGCACGACTCGGCTGAACTCGATCTGCAGGCGCCGCGGGAGGTCGAGATGA
The sequence above is drawn from the Nocardioidaceae bacterium SCSIO 66511 genome and encodes:
- the recO gene encoding DNA repair protein RecO; protein product: MSLYRDEAVVLRTQKLGEADRIVTMLSRRHGRIRAVAKGVRKTSSRFGARLEPFMHVDLMLAEGRSLDVITQVETLSPFASGLGADYAAYTAGTAMLETAERLVGEDGDPAVQQYLLLVAALRSLSGGEHDPALILDSFLLRSLAVAGYAPSFDTCAHCGDPGPHRSFNSSAGGILCTDCRLPGSANPSAATVELLAALLSGDWPTAEAADARTRREASGLVAAYLAWHLERALRSLAHVDR
- a CDS encoding isoprenyl transferase, which codes for MPRRADRPSRPSVHPSGARPPAVPSDLVPKHVAIVMDGNGRWAKKRGLPRTAGHERGEAALFDVVEGAIEIGVTHVSAYAFSTENWKRSPDEVRFLMGFNRDVIRRRRDEMNELGVRVRWAGRRPRLWRSVIRELEVAEDLTRNNDVLTLTMCVNYGGRAELADAAAALARDAAAGRVNPERVNERTLARYLDEPDMPDVDLFWRTSGEQRTSNFLLWQSAYAELVFSDVTWPDVDRRSLWAAIEEYAKRSRRYGLA
- a CDS encoding DUF1905 domain-containing protein, translated to MDLSFSGRVIEWRGPAPYYFVPLPADECEDVRELATVASYGWGVIPVSVRIGDVDFGTSLFPKDGGYLLPLKDAVRKPRGIAEGDEVEIAMSVRVDV
- a CDS encoding D-Ala-D-Ala carboxypeptidase family metallohydrolase; this encodes MRVVLAVLALLAAAFTAPAVASPPAPSAAPTASTVAAADGCYTWSGVLKEGSKGDAVKQLQIRVAGYADYGEVLGIDGEFGPKTKKAVAGFQKAYGLEADGVAGEKTFAKIYALQDDDCTPVNFTYGELNKCNSSWSGGPLSASQAKANALVTMWKLQALRHALGDKPITVSSGFRSYSCNSAVGGASKSRHLYGDAADLTGTHSFCTLAKEARSRGFSEILGPGYPGHNDHTHVAADPSPYWDAPSCGI
- a CDS encoding maleylpyruvate isomerase family mycothiol-dependent enzyme, with protein sequence MDVDDVWKATDRERAALADLLDELSPAEWEHPSLCAGWRVRDVAAHLSLAQAGRLEALVMLARARFGFNRMIKDSAIRRAEAPYAEFAPAIRAMVGSRKTAPGISDVEPLTDVLVHTQDIVIPLGRTHAMPLDAAARAATRVWSMGFPFRARKRFDGVRLVATDTDWEAGSGAEVRGRIAAILLALTGRRAGADRLTPAGDQARP
- a CDS encoding threonine/serine dehydratase — its product is MTAPDDLATRIDSAHARISPHVRRTPLEAFPALGERLSADVRLKSEHLQVTGSFKARGALAKLTSLDADVRARGVITASSGNHGLGVANALSALGGHGVVCVPRGASPVKVAGIRRLGAEVRTLGDDAGETEVLALEAAEAEGLTYVSPYDDLDVISGQGTVGVEIAEQHPDTDTVVVAVGGGGLISGVATALKHRSRGVRVIGVSPANDAAMAASVEVGRITTVDAAPTLSDGTAGSVIPDAITFPLCQQLVDEWVLVSEDEIRNALRLVIDEHHQLVEGAAAAAVAGAIKLGDALAGRNVAIVSCGANIAAATLAAALT